DNA from Clarias gariepinus isolate MV-2021 ecotype Netherlands chromosome 8, CGAR_prim_01v2, whole genome shotgun sequence:
TTGAGAATCCAGTGTTAGCTAAggataaagaaaattatgggaATTTGATTGACTTTAAAagattaatgttaaaaatatgttCTTGGATTTCTGCTGTGCTTcatgtgctttttgttttgtgttttccagGCAGACTGTGCTGTCCTGATAGTGGCAGCTGGTGTTGGAGAATTTGAAGCTGGTATCTCAAAAAACGGTCAAACCAGAGAGCACGCTCTTCTGGCCTACACTCTGGGTGTAAAACAGCTTATTGTGGGTGTTAATAAAATGGACTCCACCGAGCCCAATTACAGTCAAAAGCGCTATGAGGAAATTGTAAAGGAAGTCAGCACTTACATTAAGAAGATTGGCTACAACCCTGACACCGTGGCATTTGTGCCTATTTCTGGGTGGAATGGTGATAACATGTTGGAGGCCAGCCCCAATGTATGTGGCAtcatcactgaaaaaaaacactattatttcagaaaagaataaataatacaatGATATTTATGGTAATTATAAGACAAATTTTGCTAAGTGTCTTATTTCCATAGATGACTTGGTTTAAGGGCTGGAAGATTACCCGTAAAGATGGCAGTGCGTCAGGAACTACTCTTCTGGAGGCTCTGGATGCCATCCAGCCCCCAACCCGTCCTACCGATAAACCACTCCGTCTGCCTCTGCAGGATGTCTACAAGATTGGAGGTGATACTTCATGCTAGCCAAAACATATCTACAGCGTTTATAACTACAGATCAACTTTTTGTTAAAACAAGTGATGGAGCTCTTTTAAAATTTCGATTAGGTATTGGAACGGTCCCTGTGGGTCGTGTGGAGACTGGCATTCTGAAGCCTGGGATGGTGGTGACCTTTGCACCTGTTAATGTAACTACTGAGGTAAAGTCTGTGGAGATGCACCACGAGGCTCTGTCTGAAGCTCTGCCAGGGGACAACGTGGGCTTCAATGTCAAAAATGTCTCAGTGAAGGATATCCGCCGTGGGAATGTTGCCGGGGACAGTAAGAATGATCCGCCACAGGAGGCAGCCAGCTTCACTGCCCAAGTATGTCCAAATCCTGCTGCTGCTTATCTCCTTTAAAGCTTTACATTGGTTGTTACAATGTGAGCATGTTTGCAGGTTCAGTCCAGGTTCTGAGAATATTGTACTGTTCAGCATTATTGAGTTACAGATGGTTGTAATGACTGATGAAATTCTTTGCATTAGGTGATCATCCTAAACCACCCAGGACAGATCAGTGCTGGTTATGCTCCTGTGTTGGACTGCCACACTGCACATATCGCCTGCAAGTTTGCTGAGCTCAAGGAGAAGATTGACCGCCGCTCTGGAAAGAAACTTGAGGATAATCCCAAGAACCTCAAGTCTGGGGATGCTGCCATTGTGGACATGATCCCTGGGAAACCCATGTGTGTGGAGAGCTTCTCTGAGTATCCGCCTCTCGGTAAGTGCCTGGGCATTTACTTTATTGTGACGTATTtagtcaaaatgaaaaaaacaaatttcagaGCTTTTCTTTAGAATTGTGGAGACAAGACTGGGATTTATTGTGGGGTATTAAAGCAGTTGAAGTGTTAAAATCCTGTGTTTACTTTACAGGACGCTTTGCTGTGCGTGACATGCGTCAGACGGTGGCAGTTGGAGTAATCAAGGGAGTCGAGAAAAAGGCTCCGACTGGTGGAAAAGTCACCAAGTCTGCTCAGAAAGCCCAGAAGGCCAAATGAATTTTGTGTTTGACTGCCAACTCCAGTGTCGCATACAACAGAACAGAGGTCACCCAACAATATACGATTGGCTGCCCAATCTCCATAGTCATAGAGTGGTTAATCGTTCCAATGCATCGTAAAACTATCAGAAGGAAAAAAGTTTACATCATGAAATTTATTGGTAATATTAGCTTGTTACTATTTGGGGTCTATTTATTTGGGTTATGACTGTTCACAACATTATGCGAACTTACTATTCTTGAGAGGACATTTTATCATGACCTCTCCTACTCTGGAGTGCAGTTATAGTCTGGTTCTTATACTGTTGTCTTGCTTTTAGTGTCTGTTTGGCAATTAGTGTGTTTTTAGGTTTTGCTGCTTTTAGTAACTTAAAAACTTCTAGTTCTTAGTCTTTCTTACTATTTAAGCTTTAAAGAAATTGGAAAATTATTAACCTTTCCAAAATCACACCATGGTGAGCACTTTTCCAAGCACTTGACCTAAAGCTGGTTTTGCACAGGCACTTATTAACTCTAACTGGCTTTGGCTTTTCCACCTTATTGCTCAAACAATTGagatcaataaatattaaagattcCACAATCATTTATTCTtgaatctctctttttttttcaaataaaacaacCTGAAGAGTTTCTCTTAAATGAGCAGCAGTAAAAAGACATTAAGGTttgattcagttttatttcccTAGCAGTTCACATTCACATCGCTTcaacaaagcagttttacagaaataaaaattcatttattttttaatatacatttgcTTTATCAGTTTGTCCTCAGTGAACAATCTGGAGCTGACGGTGATAAGGAGAAACTCCCTAAgatgacatgaggaagaaaccttgagaggtaACAGACTCagaagggaacccatcctcattggGGTTATGCGATATCGccactaccaaaaataaatctCTTCTATAACTGTTCGCTACAAGGTTGAAAGTGAAATGTGTTTTAGTTAGCACGAAGTACTGTACACTTGTTAAATCACTATTTCTCCATTGATAAAGAGGTGGGTATGAAGCAGCAATTCTAAATGGTAAAATTATTGCAGTGATTACGGTCACAAGCCAATAGAACCTATTTGTACCAATGCAGTCAGAGGCTATCTATATCTTCATCCAGTGGAACATTAtactatatgtatttttaagcaGACCATATTGGGCCAACCTAAGCAAGCAGGTGATTTCTTCCATTGATCccgatttgttaatttgtgcgaaaagttaaaaaaaaaaaatccataagcaatttttttttttttatgtatttatttatttttgtattatttatagtATGGTGATTATTTATGACTACTGGTGATTCACACCCCTTTtggtttttatctttttgtaaTTGCAGAATcctatacatatacatatatatatatatatatatatatatatatatatacacacacggtATATggcacattttacatttatccTAAATCTTCATTGGCTGATTGAGTTTGGAAAATGGAGTGCTCTGaaaattttccattaaaaaacacCAATAACAGTGGAGAATCCTCTGACCTGGTGGAACAAACAGCTGAGTGCCAAGTAGACTGGaaaaagcccccccccccaaaaaaaaatacaagtagCCACTGATCTGGAtttacatacacacccacacatttgtatgtatgcatgcataTGTATGTAACAGTTCAAACAGAACATTAATGAAGTGAAAATTTATTATTCAGTTTTTCTGTTCCATCTTAAAGCAGATCTCACAAACTAGCACTTGTAGATGGCCCCATGAAGCACACCAATATAAAATATCTGGAAATACtacctttttaaataatgggTCTAAGAACATTGCATTTGAAACCATCATATGCAAATTGCATTTTCTGTTTAATTCCTCCttattttaataacatattACAGGAATTTCCATGGAAAATGGGTTCAACTGAAAGGTACGCAGGACatcattgtttaaaaatgatacagtatatttaattgtattgaATATTGTAAAAGTTTATGGCATTTGATTTTATGTAGAATTGTCAGAGCTTTGGAGACATTTTCATatagaagaaaatgaaaactcctaaagaaaaatacaatcagcatttaaatgtgacaataCAGTTTACCTGCTAAGGCAGTTCAAGTGTAGCTAGATTTCAAAGCACCTTCCATTTCAAAATCAGTTGATTAGTAAGGATAAAGGTAAACACTACAGTATGTCCCACTGAATAAAGCTGAATGGACATTGGTTTCAATAACTACAGTGCAGCACACTCTTAAAGATGTATAAAGGAACGTAAGATATTTATACAAACATTACTTCattgaatataaaatgtaagaattttctgcttttaaatgcaaaaaaataaataaagtaataaagtaaaGATTTCCTTCTTAATTTAACCTCTAAATAGGCtatcctgagagagagaaagagagagagagcgagagagatcaCCTTGCAACCCTTTCTTACATTTGGGAACAAACTCTACCAAGATTTTTTCCTTACTTTTCAGTTTTCTAACATGTTCTCAAAAAATActggtgtttattttgtaataccAGAAATTTGCAGCAAtgtcacatttattaaaaaaaaaaaaaaaaaaaaagaagaaaagcaacACATCTGCACCTACAAAAATTAGGTCACCTCAACAGCGCCATCCAGGTGCCTATTCAAAACAAATGTAAAGAGTTGAAtagacagtacagtatgtccaaactgttttataaatattgttataaattAATACACAGGCTCACGATCTTGTTCCTAAGGCATCACTCTTTCTTTCCCTGACATGGATTAGACAGTCAGCTGGTAGAAGTAGAAACATTTAGGACTCTGTGCATCACTATTATTACAGACCTGCTCACATACAGTGTGATAATCTCTGGATCTGGAAAGTCCCAAAATCCCtcaattattgtttaaatacaaaGTACACTAAATCTATACAAACGTATAAAGTGAAGACAAGAAAGTctcaaaaaaaaggaagttgggacaggcaaaaaaaaaaaaaaaggagaaaaaactaTCGTCTTTATTGTGTCTCATGCAcactgattaaataaatgacTAACAAGTCTACACTTGATCCCTGTGtatattttcaaaatattttcaaaCAAGCTGCTCTGAGATTCTGgacctgatgtttttttttttttgttttttgcagaaGCCACAAagattttttagaaatgtttattttgaagTTTATATCCCAGTTTCCACatgtggaaaaataaacaagaattaACTGAAAATGTTCCTGCTCAactaaattaaagtaaaattttgaGTTTAAAATTTGGAACAAAACCTTGAGGTTAGTGACAGATGAACTTGACTTGTTTCTTATTTctaaaaacgaaaaaaaacaacaacaacaaaatttaaTCTGGAGAAAAATGTTTTGATGTACTGCCTGgctctttatacagtatatggaaataaatagtacacaatgaatttactaaatatttaggatcattaataaaatataaaatatagcatGGACACAACATGTTTACTACTGTACAGTGAAAGGTAAATTATCAAACAATCTATGGACCATAATTGATGTatgaagtaaacaaataaaatttataaactGTCAGACATCATGATCACCCTTCAGTAAACGTATTTATGGGAGGGCAAGTTGGCTAtctagaataataataataaaaaaaaactattgacaCTGAGCATCACAATTATTACTTATCTGCTCATGTGCACTAATCTcgagatttgtttatttatttatttttggatacGTGTACTTTAGATACTTGTAAGATTTTAATGACCAATTACAGTGTGACTTtgtagcatgtactgtatggtatACCCTTTAGTGGGGGTTTTTACTGTCTTCTTGCGGACGGTGTGATCACCTGAAGCATTTCTGCCCTGCCTTGCAGCAAGTATTACTGTTTTTCTTGATGATGTTCTCCACAGAGCAAAATTTGTGAAATgtcttctttaaataaaataatctttctagcttttttttctcctaaacTCAAGAGCTGTGACTTTTCACTTCTAACTGGGACACAAGTTTCAGATAGTACAAAAGGTTAAAATCTTCGAAACAGAATGAAGAATAATTGGCCTGTATTTTCAAACCAGAAAGACGGGCAGTGTAAAATAAACAGCAGTTTCTTTAACACAGATTGACAGTTTTGTAAAGGGAAATGCCttgttaaggatttttttttttttcagtttcgcTTTTGATGTTTTCGTTTGAACTTTTGAAACGAATCATACGGGCACGTGGATGGGGTGGGGACATCAAACAAACTGCTAACTCATTTTACACTGAAATACTGGCTACAATacctttatttaatttcaatttttttcaatcTTTTCTTGACGAAAATCTGAGTGAAAACTGAAAGTCGTTTGTTTAGCATTTCCTGTTTGTAAGCCAGTTAACTTTtgcttagttaaaaaaaaaaaaagttagaataAATTTGAGTGTGAACCGCAAACAAGCATTGACATTGACATTTTCTTATGGGTTTTAATCGAAATATTAGGCacaaaattaatataattatactcCGAGCCTATGGAAACCCATCAATCTTGTAGCCCTGTTTTTCAGGTTTCTCTAATATTAATCCCCCCTTTGGACTCTAGATGGCGCCAGAAGATCGTAACCAAATTGCATCGCTTCTTTCATAATCTCCGTGTCTAATCAGTCACAATTGCAAGGTTAAGCACATAGTGATGCCTAAAGTGCGGTGTGCTTTGTCTCCTCTGACGTCAGTGCCGCTTTATAAAGATCAGTTCCGCGTGACTCCCGGGCTTTTGCGACGCGCTCCACCCACTAACGCGCGATGAGCGGCAGAGGAAGACCGCGCAAAGACCGCGACGACAATCCCGGCTCACCTAAAGCGAAAAGTCCACCGACTACACGAAAGAAAAGCACTCCGACACTTAATGAGCAGTTAGAGGACAAGAAGACAACGGCGAAAGCCAAAAAGCTCCAGGAAAGTCAAGACGTCGGCTCGCGGGATGGCGTTAATTCCCCTGAAGGACCACGAAAACCCAAAGCAACCAAAAGTGGCGAGAAGAAAACAGTCGGCTCAGAGCGCAGGGCCAACAGTATCGAGGAAGATCCGAGCAAAACTCAACAGCGTGCACCTGAAAAGGCGAGGACCAGTCAGGGACCAGAGACAGCCAAAGCGAGATGCCCTATAAAAGCCCAAGAAAGTCAAGAGGCTCATCCGAGGACATCTCCAAAGAGTGCTACCTGCACCGAAGAGCCACAAACACCCAAAAGAGCGAA
Protein-coding regions in this window:
- the eef1a1a gene encoding elongation factor 1-alpha 1a: MGKEKLHINIVVIGHVDSGKSTTTGHLIYKCGGIDKRTIEKFEKEAAEMGKGSFKYAWVLDKLKAERERGITIDISLWKFETSKYYVTIIDAPGHRDFIKNMITGTSQADCAVLIVAAGVGEFEAGISKNGQTREHALLAYTLGVKQLIVGVNKMDSTEPNYSQKRYEEIVKEVSTYIKKIGYNPDTVAFVPISGWNGDNMLEASPNMTWFKGWKITRKDGSASGTTLLEALDAIQPPTRPTDKPLRLPLQDVYKIGGIGTVPVGRVETGILKPGMVVTFAPVNVTTEVKSVEMHHEALSEALPGDNVGFNVKNVSVKDIRRGNVAGDSKNDPPQEAASFTAQVIILNHPGQISAGYAPVLDCHTAHIACKFAELKEKIDRRSGKKLEDNPKNLKSGDAAIVDMIPGKPMCVESFSEYPPLGRFAVRDMRQTVAVGVIKGVEKKAPTGGKVTKSAQKAQKAK